From the Pomacea canaliculata isolate SZHN2017 linkage group LG4, ASM307304v1, whole genome shotgun sequence genome, one window contains:
- the LOC112561522 gene encoding nuclear speckle splicing regulatory protein 1-like isoform X2 codes for MLQLKFREIPSSNFLGSLLEEFHPTPPSTFDNGSHVNQNRHISCRVPRDQPVDELYRRRPYTSASMYGDLGCLWPVLADPDLSFGERRYLYSVACIYNVNPMKQTKQEQYYQLLYKELMKGYYPSEVHQRYLHYLTSPRKTQFGKLDPEKRAKSAPPPPTLHAQHGQTTPTRVTSGRTTSRMSKRSSGRPSSISSHPSTSSNKRSKSASSRSQSASTVKSGSSQQHTANEVKHKESNNRDVVQANHKKISHVGDDQGKLTRNEEQDHRNKDGNAENDQHKPQSNTGSPPKREELYEDESNENSPRVITVVSENIKPSTATHTNRDDLDKREGDRRRESGSFSSTGSRSIHHDQQSHSPSFFQDGKKTSDKEHEALHNRESTDEEVITTIHRTQSYEQERQSNTHTEEKRSTHSRPDSGVSQGKEYVAPNRLAKNTSQGSSLKENNQPLNESQAQDEYPLVTVNQTDQGADSDDALPEFSTQERNHDVDKIEY; via the exons ATGCTGCAACTCAAGTTCAGAGAGATTCCATCCTCAAATTTCCTTGGATCTCTCCTGGAAGAATTCCACCCAACGCCACCATCAACCTTTGATA ATGGTAGCCATGTGAACCAAAACAGACACATATCCTGCCGTGTACCACGAGACCAACCAGTGGATGAGTTGTATCGCCGCCGTCCCTACACCAGTGCATCCATGTACGGTGACCTTGGGTGTCTATGGCCTGTGCTAGCCGACCCTGATCTTTCATTTGGAGAACGACGCTACTTGTACAGCGTTGCGTGCATCTATAATGTGAATCCAATGAAACAAACCAAGCAAGAACAATACTATCAACTCCTGTACAAAGAACTCATGAAAG GTTACTACCCATCAGAGGTGCACCAACGATATCTGCACTACTTGACTAGTCCTCGCAAGACACAGTTTGGAAAGCTCGATCCAGAGAAGCGTGCCAAATCtgctccaccaccacctacccTACATGCTCAACATGGGCAAACAACTCCAACAAGAGTTACCTCTGGCAGAACCACTTCCAGAATGAGTAAACG CTCCTCTGGCAGACCATCCAGTATCTCAAGTCACCCCTCCACTTCCAGCAACAAACGAAGTAAATCTGCTTCAAGTCGCAGCCAGTCTGCTTCAACTGTGAAATCTGGTTCCAGCCAGCAACACACTGCCAATGAAGTTAAGCATAAAGAATCAAATAACAGAGATGTAGTTCAAGCTAACCACAAGAAAATCTCACATGTGGGTGATGATCAAGGAAAATTGACAAGAAATGAAGAGCAAGatcacagaaacaaagatggaaatgcTGAAAATGACCAGCACAAACCTCAGTCAAACACTGGTTCACCTCCAAAAAGAGAAGAATTATATGAAGATGAAAGCAATGAGAATAGTCCCAGAGTAATCACAGTCGTCTCAGAAAACATTAAACCCAGCACAGCCACTCACACGAACAGAGATGATCTTGACAAGAGAGAGGGTGACAGGCGCAGAGAGAGTGGTTCATTCTCCAGCACAGGCAGTAGATCAATTCACCATGACCAACAGAGTCATTCTCCTTCATTTTTTCAAGATGGCAAAAAGACCTCTGACAAAG AGCATGAAGCCTTGCATAATCGAGAAAGCACAGATGAAGAAGTGATAACTACAATACACAGAACACAAAGCTATGAGCAAGAGAGACAAAGCAACACCCACACTGAGGAGAAACGAAGTACACACTCAAGGCCAGACTCAGGAGTCAGTCAG GGTAAGGAGTACGTGGCACCAAACAGACTTGCCAAAAACACTTCACAAGGCAGCTCTTTGAAAGAGAATAATCAACCACTGAATGAAAGTCAAGCTCAAGATGAGTATCCCTTGGTTACAGTAAACCAGACAGATCAGGGTGCAGA
- the LOC112561522 gene encoding nuclear speckle splicing regulatory protein 1-like isoform X1: MLQLKFREIPSSNFLGSLLEEFHPTPPSTFDNGSHVNQNRHISCRVPRDQPVDELYRRRPYTSASMYGDLGCLWPVLADPDLSFGERRYLYSVACIYNVNPMKQTKQEQYYQLLYKELMKGYYPSEVHQRYLHYLTSPRKTQFGKLDPEKRAKSAPPPPTLHAQHGQTTPTRVTSGRTTSRMSKRSHANAKSVTSSSSGRPSSISSHPSTSSNKRSKSASSRSQSASTVKSGSSQQHTANEVKHKESNNRDVVQANHKKISHVGDDQGKLTRNEEQDHRNKDGNAENDQHKPQSNTGSPPKREELYEDESNENSPRVITVVSENIKPSTATHTNRDDLDKREGDRRRESGSFSSTGSRSIHHDQQSHSPSFFQDGKKTSDKEHEALHNRESTDEEVITTIHRTQSYEQERQSNTHTEEKRSTHSRPDSGVSQGKEYVAPNRLAKNTSQGSSLKENNQPLNESQAQDEYPLVTVNQTDQGADSDDALPEFSTQERNHDVDKIEY, from the exons ATGCTGCAACTCAAGTTCAGAGAGATTCCATCCTCAAATTTCCTTGGATCTCTCCTGGAAGAATTCCACCCAACGCCACCATCAACCTTTGATA ATGGTAGCCATGTGAACCAAAACAGACACATATCCTGCCGTGTACCACGAGACCAACCAGTGGATGAGTTGTATCGCCGCCGTCCCTACACCAGTGCATCCATGTACGGTGACCTTGGGTGTCTATGGCCTGTGCTAGCCGACCCTGATCTTTCATTTGGAGAACGACGCTACTTGTACAGCGTTGCGTGCATCTATAATGTGAATCCAATGAAACAAACCAAGCAAGAACAATACTATCAACTCCTGTACAAAGAACTCATGAAAG GTTACTACCCATCAGAGGTGCACCAACGATATCTGCACTACTTGACTAGTCCTCGCAAGACACAGTTTGGAAAGCTCGATCCAGAGAAGCGTGCCAAATCtgctccaccaccacctacccTACATGCTCAACATGGGCAAACAACTCCAACAAGAGTTACCTCTGGCAGAACCACTTCCAGAATGAGTAAACG ATCACATGCCAATGCTAAGAGTGTGACTTCCAGCTCCTCTGGCAGACCATCCAGTATCTCAAGTCACCCCTCCACTTCCAGCAACAAACGAAGTAAATCTGCTTCAAGTCGCAGCCAGTCTGCTTCAACTGTGAAATCTGGTTCCAGCCAGCAACACACTGCCAATGAAGTTAAGCATAAAGAATCAAATAACAGAGATGTAGTTCAAGCTAACCACAAGAAAATCTCACATGTGGGTGATGATCAAGGAAAATTGACAAGAAATGAAGAGCAAGatcacagaaacaaagatggaaatgcTGAAAATGACCAGCACAAACCTCAGTCAAACACTGGTTCACCTCCAAAAAGAGAAGAATTATATGAAGATGAAAGCAATGAGAATAGTCCCAGAGTAATCACAGTCGTCTCAGAAAACATTAAACCCAGCACAGCCACTCACACGAACAGAGATGATCTTGACAAGAGAGAGGGTGACAGGCGCAGAGAGAGTGGTTCATTCTCCAGCACAGGCAGTAGATCAATTCACCATGACCAACAGAGTCATTCTCCTTCATTTTTTCAAGATGGCAAAAAGACCTCTGACAAAG AGCATGAAGCCTTGCATAATCGAGAAAGCACAGATGAAGAAGTGATAACTACAATACACAGAACACAAAGCTATGAGCAAGAGAGACAAAGCAACACCCACACTGAGGAGAAACGAAGTACACACTCAAGGCCAGACTCAGGAGTCAGTCAG GGTAAGGAGTACGTGGCACCAAACAGACTTGCCAAAAACACTTCACAAGGCAGCTCTTTGAAAGAGAATAATCAACCACTGAATGAAAGTCAAGCTCAAGATGAGTATCCCTTGGTTACAGTAAACCAGACAGATCAGGGTGCAGA